Proteins encoded in a region of the Candidatus Margulisiibacteriota bacterium genome:
- a CDS encoding methyl-viologen-reducing hydrogenase subunit delta, whose amino-acid sequence MSDEFEPKIIAFVCNWCSYGGADSAGNSRLKYNSGVKLVRVMCSGRIDPQFVLEAYKNGADGVLVLGCHPGDCHYQNGNYKTLKRAILMEKMLDQFGIEKDRFILDWVAASEGQKFAAVVNQAYDNVKALGPLNIRTLATSGKELVNE is encoded by the coding sequence ATGAGTGATGAATTTGAACCAAAAATAATCGCATTTGTATGTAATTGGTGTTCCTATGGAGGGGCAGACTCAGCAGGAAATTCGAGACTTAAATATAATTCGGGTGTTAAGCTGGTAAGAGTCATGTGTAGTGGTAGAATTGACCCCCAGTTCGTACTCGAGGCTTACAAGAATGGCGCTGACGGAGTTCTCGTACTTGGTTGTCACCCTGGTGATTGCCATTATCAGAATGGAAATTATAAGACCCTCAAACGAGCTATATTGATGGAAAAAATGTTAGATCAATTTGGAATTGAAAAAGATAGATTTATTCTTGATTGGGTTGCTGCATCTGAAGGACAAAAGTTCGCAGCAGTTGTAAACCAGGCATATGACAATGTAAAAGCCTTAGGCCCACTTAATATCAGGACCCTGGCTACAAGCGGAAAGGAGCTCGTAAATGAGTAA
- a CDS encoding oxidoreductase, with the protein MSKPKIAFYWCASCGGCEEAIVDLDVDILPVVGAVDIVLWPIALDFKKSDIEGFQDGEITVSFINGAVRTEEQQEMVHLLRKKSKLVVAFGACSQLGGIPGLMNFSTGKNMMDEIYKNSPIVNNTEGTIPRTKCEVDLGDNKDEKGELTLSGMFNHVYPLDQIIDVDYYLPGCAPTKNIVVGAVNAILTGNLPAKGTVLSPNKALCEECKLNSTKPDKFTIKEFKRPHLHKVDPDKCLLSQGFICMGIATRAGCGAQCISANMPCEGCFGPTDNVKDQGAKFLSAVASMIDTDDEEEIKRVIDTIDDPAGYFYRFSLASSILQGKENK; encoded by the coding sequence ATGAGTAAACCCAAAATTGCTTTTTACTGGTGCGCAAGTTGTGGAGGATGCGAAGAAGCTATCGTAGACCTTGATGTTGATATTTTACCGGTTGTCGGAGCAGTCGATATCGTATTGTGGCCGATAGCATTAGACTTTAAAAAGTCTGACATTGAGGGGTTTCAAGACGGCGAGATAACTGTGTCATTTATAAACGGAGCAGTACGGACAGAAGAACAACAAGAGATGGTGCATTTACTACGAAAGAAATCAAAATTAGTTGTTGCTTTCGGAGCATGCTCACAGTTAGGTGGTATTCCAGGACTCATGAATTTCAGTACCGGTAAAAACATGATGGATGAAATCTATAAAAACAGTCCGATAGTGAACAATACGGAAGGAACCATTCCTCGTACAAAATGTGAAGTTGATCTGGGTGACAACAAGGATGAAAAAGGCGAATTAACACTGTCAGGTATGTTTAACCATGTCTATCCTCTCGATCAAATAATTGATGTTGATTATTATTTACCTGGTTGTGCGCCAACAAAAAACATTGTAGTAGGCGCAGTTAATGCAATCTTAACTGGAAATCTTCCGGCAAAAGGAACTGTCCTCTCTCCTAACAAGGCACTTTGTGAAGAATGCAAATTAAATTCTACAAAGCCAGATAAGTTTACGATTAAAGAATTTAAACGACCTCATCTTCATAAAGTTGATCCGGATAAATGCTTGTTATCGCAAGGATTTATTTGTATGGGAATTGCTACCCGTGCAGGTTGCGGAGCGCAATGTATAAGCGCAAATATGCCTTGCGAAGGATGTTTTGGTCCTACCGATAATGTTAAAGACCAAGGCGCGAAATTTTTGTCAGCAGTGGCATCGATGATAGATACTGATGATGAAGAAGAGATCAAAAGAGTAATAGATACCATAGATGATCCGGCTGGATATTTTTATCGTTTTAGCTTGGCTTCTTCTATTTTACAGGGAAAGGAGAATAAGTAG
- a CDS encoding Ni/Fe hydrogenase subunit alpha: protein MNRKITIDPITRLEGHGKIEIFLNEEGNVKDAYLQIPELRGFEEFSKGRPAEDMARITPRICGVCPSAHMMASAKALDNLYKIDPTSAAKKLRELFYSTFFVEDHAIHFFYLGGPDFVVGPTAPKGERNILGVLNKVGLDVGKKVILMRKQLREILGYFGGKPIHPAWVLPGGVSKGLTEEKRAEFEKVALEAVEFGKFCLQIFDDVVLKNKQYIDLITSESYILRTKHMSMVDSNKKSNFYDGAIRIVDEDGKLLKEFDVIDYENYFSEIVEPWTYGKFLHMKDCAWNGLNEDRNSGIVSSTPLSRINASDGMSTPLAQAEADKMYSILGRPSHHTLAVHWARLIELVSAAERMVELIRDPEITSDNVRTIPTEIPTKGVGAVQAPRGLLVHHYETDSRGLITKANLLVATQFNLAPICMSVKKAATGLIKNGEVNDGLLNMVEMAFRLYDPCFSCTTHSLLGETPLKVDIYDENKKIYKSLVK, encoded by the coding sequence GTGAACCGCAAAATAACAATAGATCCGATAACGAGATTAGAAGGTCACGGAAAGATTGAAATCTTTCTAAACGAAGAAGGTAATGTTAAAGACGCGTATTTACAAATACCGGAACTGAGAGGTTTTGAAGAATTCTCGAAAGGCCGTCCGGCTGAAGACATGGCAAGAATTACTCCTAGAATATGCGGGGTATGCCCTTCCGCACACATGATGGCCTCTGCTAAAGCATTGGATAATCTCTACAAAATCGACCCGACTAGTGCTGCAAAAAAATTAAGAGAGCTTTTTTATTCAACATTTTTTGTTGAAGATCATGCAATTCATTTCTTTTATCTTGGAGGACCGGATTTCGTTGTCGGGCCTACAGCTCCGAAAGGCGAGAGAAATATTTTAGGTGTACTCAATAAGGTAGGGCTCGATGTTGGGAAAAAAGTCATTTTGATGAGAAAACAGCTTAGAGAAATCCTGGGATACTTTGGCGGTAAGCCAATACATCCGGCCTGGGTACTCCCTGGAGGTGTTTCAAAAGGATTGACTGAAGAGAAACGTGCCGAATTCGAAAAGGTTGCGCTTGAAGCTGTGGAGTTCGGAAAATTCTGCTTGCAGATATTCGATGATGTTGTGCTTAAAAACAAACAATATATAGATCTCATTACCAGCGAGTCATATATACTACGAACAAAACACATGAGCATGGTAGATAGCAACAAAAAATCAAACTTCTATGACGGTGCTATACGGATTGTCGATGAGGATGGTAAGTTACTTAAAGAATTTGATGTCATTGACTATGAAAATTACTTTTCTGAAATTGTTGAACCTTGGACATATGGCAAATTCTTGCACATGAAAGATTGTGCCTGGAATGGTCTTAACGAAGATAGGAATTCAGGTATTGTCAGTTCTACTCCGTTATCAAGAATAAACGCGTCAGATGGAATGTCAACTCCTTTAGCCCAGGCTGAAGCTGACAAAATGTATTCTATCCTAGGGCGACCGTCACATCACACACTAGCAGTACACTGGGCCAGATTGATTGAACTGGTTTCTGCAGCAGAAAGAATGGTTGAACTAATTCGTGATCCTGAAATTACTTCAGATAACGTCCGAACGATACCGACTGAGATTCCGACTAAAGGTGTTGGCGCAGTTCAAGCTCCACGAGGATTGTTGGTCCATCACTACGAAACTGACAGCAGAGGCCTGATCACCAAAGCGAATCTTTTGGTTGCTACCCAGTTTAATCTGGCACCGATTTGTATGTCAGTCAAAAAGGCTGCTACGGGCCTTATAAAAAATGGTGAAGTCAACGATGGGTTATTAAATATGGTCGAGATGGCTTTCAGGCTCTATGACCCATGTTTTTCATGTACGACCCATAGCCTCCTCGGCGAAACGCCGCTAAAAGTAGATATCTACGACGAAAATAAAAAAATATATAAATCATTAGTGAAGTAA
- a CDS encoding cupin — MIKRKSETIKETRENMRGGIGTISIEHFFTIDEIKANCRLCSKMTMAPGTSIGLHKHEKEDEIYLVLKGKALLSDGTIETIIEAGDSSITGKGESHSIKNIGEDNLEIIAIIMKYQSI, encoded by the coding sequence ATGATCAAGAGAAAGTCAGAAACAATAAAAGAAACCAGAGAAAACATGCGTGGGGGAATTGGTACAATTTCGATCGAACATTTTTTTACTATCGACGAGATCAAGGCCAATTGCAGATTATGTTCAAAGATGACTATGGCCCCCGGTACAAGCATCGGATTACACAAGCACGAAAAGGAAGATGAAATTTATCTTGTATTAAAAGGAAAAGCGCTTCTATCTGATGGTACGATCGAAACTATCATAGAAGCTGGTGACTCATCGATCACAGGAAAAGGAGAGAGTCACTCAATCAAAAATATTGGTGAAGATAACCTCGAAATTATAGCAATAATTATGAAATACCAAAGCATATGA
- a CDS encoding YaiI/YqxD family protein: MNIYIDADASPKVIKEILFRAAQRVCVPLILVANQNMNFPKSDYISGIAVSAGPDEADDRIVELVQPGDLVVTADIPLANRVVDKGAFALDPRGQLYTNDNIKDRLALRDLLDRLRSTGMTTGGPAPFNKKDSQAFANQLNSFLTRHCRD, from the coding sequence ATGAATATATACATCGACGCGGATGCAAGTCCAAAAGTAATTAAAGAAATCCTGTTTCGGGCAGCTCAGCGCGTTTGCGTTCCATTGATCCTGGTTGCAAATCAGAATATGAATTTTCCTAAATCGGATTACATTTCGGGTATCGCAGTATCTGCCGGTCCTGATGAGGCTGATGACCGTATCGTTGAGTTGGTACAACCGGGAGACCTGGTAGTTACTGCAGATATACCACTAGCCAATCGTGTCGTTGACAAAGGCGCTTTTGCGCTCGACCCAAGAGGCCAACTCTATACGAACGATAATATCAAGGATCGTCTCGCCCTGCGCGATTTATTAGATAGGCTTCGCAGCACAGGAATGACCACCGGAGGACCTGCTCCCTTCAACAAAAAAGACAGCCAAGCCTTCGCTAACCAGCTCAATAGCTTTCTTACGAGGCACTGCCGGGATTAA
- a CDS encoding tRNA-dihydrouridine synthase family protein, with the protein MKPLLYLAPIQGITESLFRNIFPKYFKGFDLAIAPFIATSHSNKLRGVVARELDPKNNYGIKTIPQILSKNAQDFISLANSLSELGYDVINWNLGCPFPVVVKKGKGSGMLPHPDQIDSFLEKVIPDIKSKISVKLRLGLYSSEEILQIIPILNRYPLHEIIIHPRTGKQMYKGVVDLDAFETCLALSKHSVVYNGDIDSSSTFQKFSGRFNTVNKWMLGRGALANPFLPEEIQTKTIHTNNEKLEILCNFHNELFDGYSKILSGPAHLTDKMKEIWSFLGNCFEDSKTIQQKIYRIHTTQKYKELINQLFNDELKLKK; encoded by the coding sequence ATGAAACCACTACTTTATCTTGCCCCGATACAGGGAATAACAGAAAGCTTATTTCGCAATATTTTTCCTAAATATTTTAAGGGATTTGATCTTGCTATTGCTCCTTTTATTGCAACCTCGCACAGCAATAAGCTAAGAGGTGTTGTCGCAAGAGAACTTGATCCAAAAAACAACTATGGAATAAAAACGATTCCACAGATACTTAGCAAAAACGCGCAAGACTTTATATCGCTTGCGAATTCGCTGAGTGAGCTTGGATATGACGTTATCAATTGGAATCTGGGTTGCCCGTTTCCAGTGGTTGTAAAAAAAGGCAAAGGATCCGGAATGCTTCCTCATCCGGACCAAATTGATTCTTTTTTAGAAAAAGTGATCCCGGATATTAAATCGAAGATATCGGTAAAACTCCGGTTAGGACTCTATTCATCAGAAGAAATACTGCAAATAATTCCTATATTAAACCGGTATCCTCTGCATGAAATAATCATCCATCCGCGGACAGGCAAACAAATGTATAAAGGTGTCGTTGACCTGGACGCTTTCGAAACCTGTCTTGCTCTCTCGAAACATAGTGTTGTCTATAATGGCGATATTGATTCATCCTCGACGTTTCAAAAATTCTCCGGCAGATTTAACACCGTCAATAAATGGATGCTTGGCAGAGGAGCTTTAGCCAACCCTTTTCTCCCTGAGGAAATCCAAACGAAAACTATTCATACAAATAATGAAAAACTTGAGATACTTTGTAACTTCCATAACGAGTTGTTTGACGGATATTCAAAAATTCTCTCAGGCCCAGCCCATCTTACAGACAAAATGAAAGAGATATGGTCATTCCTGGGTAACTGTTTTGAAGACAGTAAAACCATACAACAAAAAATATACAGGATACATACCACACAAAAATATAAAGAATTAATAAATCAGCTCTTTAATGATGAATTAAAGTTAAAGAAATAA
- a CDS encoding phenylalanine--tRNA ligase subunit alpha: MQSKLDAIKTQAINEINQSKSSKDIEDIKVKYLGKKSDLSQTLKDVGTLTAQERPFVGKLVNLVKVAIEESIEKRYQDIAAQEQERQLISEKIDVTLPGKKIKRGTKHPLTQILEEIVDIFKSLGYSVAEGPEIETDFYNFEALNIPKDHPSREMHDTFYLESEYLLRTHTSPVQIHTMMNQKPPIKIIAPGRVYRRDADASHSPVFHQVEGLYVDHNVTFSDLKGTLEIFIKKMFGITKKVRLRPSYFPFTEPSAEVDVECVICNGNGCRLCKNTGWLEILGSGMVDPNVYDMVNYDKKQYTGFAFGMGLERIAMLKYGIDNIKLFYDNDVRFLKQF, from the coding sequence ATGCAATCGAAATTAGATGCGATAAAAACCCAAGCAATTAATGAGATTAATCAATCAAAAAGTTCCAAGGATATAGAAGACATTAAGGTAAAGTATCTCGGCAAGAAAAGTGATTTGAGTCAAACGCTAAAAGATGTTGGCACACTTACGGCTCAAGAACGTCCGTTTGTCGGGAAGCTGGTGAACCTTGTTAAAGTTGCTATCGAAGAATCTATTGAAAAAAGATATCAGGATATTGCAGCGCAGGAACAGGAACGACAGCTTATCTCAGAAAAAATTGATGTTACCCTTCCGGGAAAAAAAATAAAAAGAGGAACTAAACACCCTCTTACCCAGATATTAGAAGAGATTGTTGATATTTTCAAAAGCCTTGGCTATTCGGTAGCTGAGGGTCCGGAAATAGAAACTGACTTCTATAATTTCGAAGCACTAAATATTCCTAAAGATCATCCTTCCAGAGAGATGCACGATACTTTCTATCTCGAAAGTGAGTACTTACTAAGGACCCATACCTCACCAGTACAGATACATACGATGATGAATCAGAAACCGCCAATCAAAATAATTGCACCGGGAAGAGTATATCGCCGTGACGCCGACGCAAGCCATTCTCCAGTGTTCCATCAGGTGGAAGGGCTTTATGTCGATCACAATGTTACCTTCTCTGACCTTAAGGGAACTCTGGAGATCTTCATCAAAAAAATGTTTGGTATTACAAAAAAAGTCAGGCTTCGTCCAAGTTACTTCCCATTCACTGAACCAAGTGCCGAAGTTGATGTCGAGTGTGTTATCTGTAACGGTAACGGATGCAGGCTATGCAAAAATACCGGTTGGCTGGAGATCCTCGGCTCCGGAATGGTTGATCCTAATGTCTACGACATGGTCAATTATGATAAGAAGCAGTATACCGGATTTGCTTTCGGTATGGGCCTTGAACGAATTGCTATGCTTAAGTACGGCATCGATAATATTAAATTATTCTATGATAACGATGTTAGATTTCTAAAACAGTTTTAA
- a CDS encoding phenylalanine--tRNA ligase subunit beta, with amino-acid sequence MLVPIKWLKEYVDISLTPQELAHELTMHALEVDEVIEKGKDISNVFIGKIEKIEPHPNADKLVICQVNVGPKSETIIQIVTGAKNVFEGAVVPVAMVGAKLPGGFEIKQSKLRGIDSSGMLCSEKELAIAEDAEGILILPSEAPLGENIITYLGLDQAILNIAVLPNRGDCLSIIGIAREISALLKKPLKYPDLSINENNVIHEAMDAKIIIEDKDLCPRYMAKVVKGITISPSPEWMQRKLEASGIRPINNIVDITNYVLLEMGQPLHAFDYDKLVDHTIVVRRAHDKELILTLDGNSRELASDMLAICDQEKPIAVAGVMGGSDTEITENTKNILIESAYFHPTSVRRTSIKLALRSESSHRFEKGVDFAGVEKALNRAAQLMVELGGGKAVEGHADVKDESSPLNRKVTINFDADKINKVLGMSIAQEEMLAILKLLGFVYEMGIIEVPSWRTGDVSRIEDLVEDIIRIYGYENVPVTLPCGYVPFEQLDYIDRLSALTRESLTGNGLSEAVTFSITSPDEFKRLNSIEDQRQAFTITNPLSVEESVMRTQMISSIMNVLAYNKKRQLSNLKLFEIGRVYIKNKEGKPEEQTIAAGALEGELFEGVINSGERKKNMVEYLDVKGIVENLLGTLRIAKYAFEAAKIKIFHSGRTAQIKIGNNVIGTVAQVHPDIIKNYDLTGKIYYFEVNLTKAAQFSSQKIRYKQLPKFPSTRRDTTIWVPEEVTSKQVEDTIFKAGGKLLVSMELLDRYTGQNIHGDNYYNLTYALYFQSEEKTLVDDEVNQLFEKIIESLKTKTGAKFG; translated from the coding sequence ATGCTTGTTCCAATTAAATGGTTGAAAGAATATGTTGATATTTCGCTAACACCGCAAGAGCTTGCCCATGAACTGACCATGCATGCGCTGGAAGTTGACGAAGTCATTGAAAAAGGAAAAGACATATCGAATGTCTTCATAGGCAAAATAGAAAAAATTGAACCTCACCCGAATGCTGACAAACTGGTTATCTGTCAGGTCAATGTCGGACCAAAAAGTGAAACTATTATTCAAATTGTAACCGGTGCGAAAAACGTCTTCGAAGGAGCAGTCGTTCCGGTCGCCATGGTTGGCGCAAAGCTTCCTGGCGGCTTTGAGATTAAACAGTCCAAACTGCGGGGAATTGATTCTTCCGGTATGCTCTGCTCAGAAAAAGAGCTTGCCATTGCCGAAGATGCAGAAGGAATTCTTATACTTCCCAGTGAAGCTCCGCTGGGAGAAAACATCATTACCTATCTAGGTCTGGATCAAGCGATCCTTAATATCGCAGTTCTTCCCAATCGAGGTGACTGTCTGTCTATTATTGGCATAGCGCGTGAAATCAGCGCCCTCCTGAAAAAGCCGCTGAAATATCCTGACCTTTCAATCAATGAAAATAATGTAATACATGAAGCTATGGACGCAAAAATAATCATCGAAGATAAAGATCTATGTCCCCGGTATATGGCCAAAGTTGTTAAGGGAATCACCATCTCCCCGTCGCCGGAATGGATGCAGCGCAAATTGGAAGCATCAGGAATACGGCCGATCAATAATATCGTTGATATAACAAACTATGTTCTCCTGGAAATGGGACAGCCGCTACATGCGTTCGATTATGACAAATTGGTAGATCATACTATTGTTGTTCGAAGAGCGCATGACAAAGAGCTCATATTGACACTAGACGGTAACTCGCGGGAATTGGCATCAGATATGCTTGCCATTTGTGACCAGGAAAAACCTATAGCGGTTGCCGGGGTTATGGGTGGTTCAGATACTGAAATAACTGAAAATACCAAAAATATCTTAATAGAATCAGCCTATTTCCATCCAACATCTGTGCGGCGTACCAGTATCAAACTTGCCTTACGCTCGGAATCTTCACACCGGTTTGAAAAGGGCGTTGATTTTGCCGGAGTCGAAAAGGCACTCAACAGGGCTGCACAATTAATGGTCGAACTCGGTGGAGGCAAGGCAGTTGAAGGGCATGCGGATGTCAAAGATGAATCATCTCCGCTCAACAGAAAGGTCACCATCAACTTTGATGCTGACAAAATAAACAAAGTCCTTGGAATGTCCATTGCACAAGAAGAAATGTTAGCAATCCTGAAATTACTCGGATTTGTTTATGAAATGGGTATTATAGAAGTTCCTTCCTGGAGGACAGGTGATGTTTCTCGTATCGAAGACTTAGTTGAAGATATCATTCGAATTTACGGTTATGAAAATGTCCCGGTTACATTGCCTTGCGGATATGTTCCATTTGAACAACTCGACTACATCGACCGGCTCTCTGCTTTAACCCGAGAAAGCTTAACGGGGAACGGCCTCTCAGAAGCCGTCACGTTTTCAATCACTTCTCCTGACGAATTCAAACGGCTTAATAGTATCGAGGACCAGAGACAGGCTTTCACAATAACAAACCCTTTAAGTGTAGAAGAATCGGTTATGAGGACCCAGATGATCTCTAGTATTATGAATGTCCTCGCTTATAACAAAAAACGACAACTATCCAACCTGAAGTTATTTGAGATCGGCAGAGTGTATATAAAAAACAAAGAAGGCAAACCGGAAGAGCAGACTATTGCTGCCGGAGCACTCGAAGGGGAACTGTTTGAAGGGGTAATCAATAGTGGAGAACGCAAGAAAAACATGGTAGAATATCTAGACGTTAAAGGTATCGTAGAGAATCTCCTGGGAACGCTCAGAATAGCCAAATATGCTTTTGAAGCAGCAAAAATAAAAATCTTCCATTCCGGCAGAACAGCTCAGATAAAAATAGGTAACAATGTTATAGGAACAGTTGCACAGGTACATCCGGATATTATTAAGAATTATGATCTGACAGGGAAGATATATTATTTTGAAGTTAATCTGACAAAAGCAGCACAATTTTCCTCACAAAAAATACGATACAAGCAACTCCCGAAATTCCCTTCAACGAGAAGAGACACCACAATATGGGTGCCGGAAGAAGTTACCTCTAAGCAAGTTGAAGATACGATCTTCAAAGCAGGAGGAAAGCTACTCGTCAGCATGGAACTCCTTGATCGATACACAGGCCAGAATATTCATGGCGATAACTACTATAATTTAACGTATGCACTCTACTTCCAATCTGAGGAAAAAACTCTTGTTGATGATGAAGTAAACCAGCTCTTTGAGAAGATCATCGAGAGCCTTAAAACAAAAACCGGTGCAAAGTTTGGATAA
- a CDS encoding DNA mismatch repair protein MutS, with the protein MLPDSNDTPMIKQYKEIKAQHQDCILMFRLGDFYEMFYDDAKLASRILELTLTARGKTTEGAHVPMCGIPYHAANNYIPRLINKGYKVAICEQTEDPAASKGITKREVVKIVTPGTVTETTMLDSKSNNYLMAVYQEDKSSAYGIAYIDVSTGDFYVSQAQSEKNLKDEISRVNPSEILMTKELSQLLLPTITIYEAESIEKSQKALLDFFNINSLESFGCQSLQLAFPAVKAIINYVSRTQKTNIGHINRLTPYLSGKYMFFDVATRRNLELNTTMREKDKTGSLLWVLDKTRTAMGGRLLAHWVASPLLDYNELITRQEAVTELFKNYSLQLELGEKLKSVYDIERITTRIASMIANPKEIRALCTSLKQAITIKELIKDCISPMIATMLSAEDINKIDEIIEVIDTAIVDDPPIALKDGGIIREGYFQELDDIRLASRDGKAWIAALELKEKESTGIKSLKVGYNKVFGYYLEVTNANISQVPDYYIRKQTLTNGERYITPELKEKESQILNAADQALELEYKVFTEIRDAIAKYILPLQKAAKSLAQLDVMLSFAEAAIENNYTCPTVYPMDENQGILRVKAARHPVIEKTINSSNFIPNDVDMDSTDNRFMILTGPNMAGKSTYMRQIALIVLLAQIGSYVPAQSAELTMVDRIFTRVGAMDDLFSGQSTFMVEMNETANILHNATKYSLVILDEIGRGTSTYDGMSIAAAVAEHIHMNIGAKTIFATHYHELTGLTSQYHGMNNFNIAVAEEDDHVVFLRKVIPGAADKSYGIHVAQLAGLPINVISRAKELLFGLEENTVKINVEEVKQPRQLGLF; encoded by the coding sequence ATGTTGCCTGACAGTAATGACACTCCGATGATAAAGCAATATAAGGAAATCAAGGCTCAGCACCAGGACTGTATCCTTATGTTCCGTCTCGGTGATTTCTACGAAATGTTTTACGATGATGCGAAACTGGCATCGCGAATACTCGAACTCACCCTGACTGCACGAGGAAAAACGACAGAAGGCGCGCATGTGCCTATGTGCGGTATTCCTTACCATGCGGCAAACAATTATATTCCCAGGCTTATCAATAAAGGCTACAAAGTAGCAATATGTGAACAAACAGAAGATCCAGCCGCATCCAAAGGGATAACGAAACGTGAAGTAGTCAAAATCGTAACTCCTGGAACTGTTACGGAAACGACTATGCTCGACTCAAAAAGCAATAACTATCTCATGGCCGTTTATCAGGAAGACAAAAGTTCAGCATACGGCATAGCTTATATCGATGTTTCTACCGGGGATTTCTATGTGTCACAGGCACAATCCGAAAAGAACCTGAAGGATGAAATAAGCAGAGTTAATCCCTCGGAGATTTTGATGACAAAAGAACTCTCGCAGTTACTTTTGCCGACCATAACTATCTATGAAGCGGAAAGCATAGAAAAATCACAGAAAGCACTTCTCGACTTTTTTAATATTAATAGCCTCGAAAGTTTTGGTTGCCAATCACTCCAACTAGCTTTTCCAGCAGTAAAAGCCATTATTAACTACGTATCAAGAACTCAGAAAACAAATATCGGTCACATTAACAGGCTTACCCCGTATTTATCGGGAAAGTACATGTTCTTCGATGTCGCGACGCGAAGAAACCTCGAACTTAACACAACGATGCGTGAAAAAGATAAAACAGGTTCGCTACTATGGGTACTCGATAAGACCAGGACAGCAATGGGCGGAAGGTTACTTGCACACTGGGTTGCTAGTCCTCTCCTTGATTATAATGAACTTATTACGCGACAGGAAGCTGTCACGGAATTATTCAAGAATTATTCATTACAATTGGAACTGGGTGAAAAACTCAAGTCCGTCTACGACATCGAAAGGATCACAACAAGAATTGCATCGATGATTGCAAACCCCAAAGAAATAAGGGCATTGTGTACGTCGCTCAAGCAGGCAATAACAATTAAGGAACTGATTAAGGACTGTATTTCTCCAATGATAGCAACGATGCTCTCAGCGGAAGATATCAATAAGATTGACGAAATAATTGAAGTTATCGACACTGCAATTGTCGACGATCCTCCTATCGCGCTCAAGGACGGCGGGATTATTCGAGAAGGATATTTTCAGGAACTCGATGATATACGGCTAGCATCCCGTGACGGCAAAGCCTGGATTGCGGCACTGGAGCTCAAAGAAAAAGAATCGACTGGAATTAAGTCATTAAAAGTTGGCTATAACAAAGTCTTCGGTTATTACCTGGAGGTCACAAATGCTAACATTAGCCAGGTTCCGGACTACTATATCAGAAAACAAACATTAACCAATGGCGAGCGATATATCACTCCTGAACTAAAAGAGAAAGAATCTCAAATACTGAATGCCGCCGATCAAGCGCTTGAGCTGGAATATAAGGTATTCACTGAAATTAGAGATGCTATAGCCAAGTACATACTTCCGCTTCAAAAAGCAGCCAAAAGCTTAGCGCAACTTGATGTCATGCTCTCCTTTGCTGAAGCTGCTATAGAGAATAATTACACCTGTCCCACCGTCTATCCGATGGACGAAAATCAGGGGATTTTAAGGGTCAAGGCTGCGCGGCACCCGGTCATAGAAAAAACAATCAACTCTTCAAACTTCATACCAAATGATGTTGATATGGATTCGACGGATAACCGGTTTATGATCCTTACCGGTCCGAACATGGCAGGGAAGTCCACCTATATGAGACAGATTGCCCTTATTGTATTGTTAGCTCAGATCGGCTCGTATGTGCCTGCCCAGTCGGCAGAGTTAACAATGGTCGACCGAATATTCACAAGGGTAGGTGCTATGGACGATCTTTTCTCCGGGCAGAGTACCTTTATGGTTGAAATGAATGAAACCGCAAATATTCTTCATAATGCTACCAAATACAGCCTGGTTATCCTCGATGAGATCGGACGAGGCACATCGACTTATGACGGAATGAGTATCGCCGCCGCTGTCGCCGAGCATATTCATATGAACATTGGCGCCAAAACGATTTTTGCCACCCATTACCATGAATTAACCGGACTTACCTCACAGTATCATGGTATGAATAATTTTAATATCGCAGTAGCCGAAGAGGATGACCATGTCGTTTTCTTAAGAAAAGTTATTCCCGGCGCTGCTGATAAAAGTTACGGAATCCATGTAGCGCAACTTGCGGGTCTTCCAATAAATGTCATATCGAGAGCAAAAGAATTGCTCTTTGGTCTAGAAGAAAACACCGTCAAGATCAATGTAGAGGAGGTTAAACAACCACGGCAACTCGGGTTGTTTTAA